TTTCCAACAAATGAGTAGACATATTTAAGGTAATACGACTCGATAAAACAGGAACTTGAATATCTTGAAATTAAATACTGTATACACAATACAATTCCCAATATAATAACTCCTCTGAAACGTTGTATAAATAATTTTAGCATAATAAAATAAACAATCAATTTATACTAGGTGTTCTATTGATAGAAAAACAGTATAACATGAAAAGAACAATACTTACAACCACACTCTGCTTGCTATTTACGACCATCCTAATAGCACAAACCAAAGAGATCGAATCTCTTCTTTCGAAAGCACAAAAAGGAGACCTACAATCACAAGTAACACTCTCGCGTACATACTATTTTGGAAACCAAAAAGTAAAGAGAGACTACTCTAAATCGTTCTTTTGGTGCAAAAAGGCTTCCGAACAAGGAGAACCTAAATCACAATTTCTCCTATCCAAACTCTTCTTTAAAGGTATCGGTACCGACAAAGATATAAACAAAAGCTTTTATTGGTGTAATAAATCGGCACTACAAAATGATGCTGAAGCAATGTTTTTTGTTGGAAGGATGTATCTAGATGGTATTGGTACAGAAAAGGACACAAAGAAAGCACTATATTTTATTGAAAGAGCATACAACTTTGGTAATGAAGATGCCATGGTCTATTGGCAAAAAAATCAACTATGGAAATTAGAAGAATTAACTACTAATGATTAAAATACCTGATTATGAAAAAGATTATTGTTCCTTTATTTGAAGAGCTTCCCAAAGAGTCACAAGAAGTACTTGAACCGATGAAGAGAAAAGGCAGGGTTCCTAATATTATTAGAACCATAGCAACATCTCCTGCTCTTCTTGAGGGATATAACAAGATGGAAGCGATTGGAAAACGCAGTAAGTTTTCAGCCAAAGAGCAGGAATATATCAAATTAGCTGTTGCCGAAGCCAATCAATGCACCTACTGTATCGCTGCACACTCCTATATAGCCAAACATATGGTTAAGATGAGCGATGAAGAGATCTTAGAAGCTCGTAACTGTAATTCTCATGACAAGAAACTAGGGACACTAAGTTGTCTTGCTGCAACTGCAGCAAAAAATAGAGGGCATCTCGATGAAGCCGATCTGAATAACTTTTTGGAATTAGGCTACGACACAAAAGACCTAATGAACTTTATTGGTATTATTATCACCATGATCATCACAAACTACGTCCATAATATCACAGATATAGAGATCGACTTTCCAAAGGTATAACAAAAGATATATGAAGGGGGCCTCCCCCCTTCATCATACTTACGGGTAAAGATCTATTTTAGAAATGCCAACTTAATCCCCACTATAATCATATCCATACCCATCACTGCAAGGATCAACCCCATGATCTTACCCAACACTGCAATAAAACTCTTTCCCAAATATTTCAACACACTATCTGCCTCTTTAAAAGCAAAATAGGTCAAAATACACATCAGACCAAAACAGAGGATCACCACCACTAGGTTGACAATATTCTTCTCACTCACAAAATTAATCCCTGTCACCAAAGTTCCTGGTCCAGCTAGAATAGGTATAGCCAAAGGCGAGACAGCAACACTAGAAATCTCATCGTCATTCATAGAGTGATGTATGGCATTCTTCTTTGATTCCAACATCTGAAATCCCACATAAAAAAGAAGTATCCCTCCTGTAATTTTAAAGGACGGGATAGTGATCCCGAACACCTTAAACAGAAAATGACCAGACAATACAAAACAACCTGTAATAACAAAAGCGACAAAAGTAGACTTCTTTGCAACCTTATTCTTCGACTCCTCATCTAAACCTTCTGTAAGACCTACAAAGATTGGAGTATTTGCAATTGGATTCATTACAGCAAAGAAACCTGTTAATACAGACAACGCAAAAGACAGTATATTATGTTCCATGTTAACTCTATTTGATTTTATAGTATGAACAGCACCAGGGGATAAGTTGTTCTTATAAAATTGGTAATAAATGGATATTATCTCATTTTCTTACTCTATATTAGCACTACGATATAGAATCTATTTAGGTTAAAAACAGAACAGATGAACCATCAACCAAGTCATAGTTATTACCAAAAGACACTTTCAACAAAGCAACATAAAGCCATCAAAGCAAAAAGAGTAAGTAGATGGGTAGGCACCACCAGACTATTACTCTTTTTAGCCATCTGCTACACATTCTACCTTTTCACCAATGGATTGTCATTTCTATACATATTACTTCCATTAATTCCCTTTGCAGTACTCCATATTTACGATTTAAAACACCAACGATACCGAAATAAACTTTCTATACTCATAAAGATTTTAGAGGCGGAGATAGCCTCTTTGGAAGGAGACATCTCTAAGTTTCGTGATGGAAAAGAGTATATAGACAGCAAACACAACTACAGCTACGATCTAGAGATCTTTGGACAGAAGTCTCTCTTTCAGCTGATCAACAGAACTGCGACCAAAGAGGGAGCAGACCATTTGGCTTCCCTTCTTCAAGATACAGACCGAAGTGCAGAAGAGGTTCGAGAAAACCAAAAGGCAACCAAAGAGCTCTCTTCAAAGATCACATGGCGACAAAACATCTTGGCAGAAGGTTGGAATACCCCACTGCACATCACCCCATTAAAAGAAGCGGCCTCGGACTACAAGAAAATTATTACAAGCAAAGGACAGATCGTCATCGCAATCCTCCTCACCCTATTCAATATAACAGCAATTGTCACCGCCTCATTGGGGATCCTGAGTCCAAGTATTGCCATTATTACAGTCCTTCTTTTGATTGCATCAGCGGGAGCTTTAGCCAAGAAAATAAACAAACAACAACTTCTATTAGACACCACAATAAGCTCTATGAGAGGTTTAGAACAGCTACTACAACTCGTTTATCAAGAATCGTCCACCTTTCAAGACACAAAATTAAAACGTCTAGCAAAATCATTATGTGGCGAAGACGACAGTTTCATTTCTGAAATCAAGGAACTCAACAGTATTATATCAGCACTAGACCAACGAGCAAACTTAGTAGTAGCAGTCCTCCTCAATGGGTTATATTTCAGAGACTTTTGGGTTGTATTACGTACCGACAGATGGTTTATAAAGAACCAAAATAATGTAAGCAGATGGTTAGAGCACATCGCGGAACTGGATGCACTCTGCTCTCTATCGCATATTTCGTATCACTATAACACCACCACATATCCTGAAGTTAGCCAAGAGAAAGTATACGATGCAGAAGAGGTTGTACACCCTCTCATCCCTAAAGATGAGGTCGTAGGCAACAACATCGAAATACAACAACAGCACACCATACATATAGTGACAGGTGCAAATATGGCAGGTAAAAGTACTTATCTAAGAACCGTAGGGATCAACTTAATACTTGCCTCTACTGGCTCCACTGTCTTTGCAAAGAAGATGCAGTTCAGACCTACGGCCCTATTCTCAAGTATGAGAAATACAGACCAACTAACAGAGGGGATTAGCTTTTTCCATGCCGAACTTATACGACTAAAACAGATGAGAACACACTTAGAGAGTCATCAAAACAGTTTTATTCTTTTGGATGAGATACTAAAGGGGACAAACTCAGAAGACAAACTCAAAGGATCACGAATAGTATTAGAAAAGATTCTAGACTACCCATGTTCGGGCATTGTTGCAACCCATGACCTTGAGTTAAAACACCTAGAAGAGGAAAAACCAGAACACTTCCACAACTACTGTTTTGAGTTTACCTACGAAGAGGAAGAGATCCTCTTTGACTACAGACTAAGAGAAGGAGCTACACAAAAGATGAATGCAAGTTACCTACTCAAGAAGATCTTTTTAGAATCATAAAAGGAAAATATTATTGTCTGTAGATGCACTACATTTACAGACAATACCCTTTCTATTTTACTCAATAGTATATACACCACCATCCTTCACCGCTTCCACATTTGGAAACAGTTCTTTTGCCTCAGCAACAAGTGGAGACACCTCCTTATATCTACTAGAGAAGTGTCCTATAAGCAATCTCTTTGCGTCTACACTCTTAGCAATTTCAGAGGCTTGCACAGAAGTACTATGTCCTGTCTTCTTTGCCAAGAGATTCTGC
The Prolixibacteraceae bacterium DNA segment above includes these coding regions:
- a CDS encoding MarC family protein: MEHNILSFALSVLTGFFAVMNPIANTPIFVGLTEGLDEESKNKVAKKSTFVAFVITGCFVLSGHFLFKVFGITIPSFKITGGILLFYVGFQMLESKKNAIHHSMNDDEISSVAVSPLAIPILAGPGTLVTGINFVSEKNIVNLVVVILCFGLMCILTYFAFKEADSVLKYLGKSFIAVLGKIMGLILAVMGMDMIIVGIKLAFLK
- a CDS encoding sel1 repeat family protein is translated as MKRTILTTTLCLLFTTILIAQTKEIESLLSKAQKGDLQSQVTLSRTYYFGNQKVKRDYSKSFFWCKKASEQGEPKSQFLLSKLFFKGIGTDKDINKSFYWCNKSALQNDAEAMFFVGRMYLDGIGTEKDTKKALYFIERAYNFGNEDAMVYWQKNQLWKLEELTTND
- a CDS encoding carboxymuconolactone decarboxylase family protein, translated to MKKIIVPLFEELPKESQEVLEPMKRKGRVPNIIRTIATSPALLEGYNKMEAIGKRSKFSAKEQEYIKLAVAEANQCTYCIAAHSYIAKHMVKMSDEEILEARNCNSHDKKLGTLSCLAATAAKNRGHLDEADLNNFLELGYDTKDLMNFIGIIITMIITNYVHNITDIEIDFPKV